The following proteins are co-located in the Pseudomonadota bacterium genome:
- the lptE gene encoding LPS assembly lipoprotein LptE has translation MIKEKGIFGGEISSLYIPLFKNKTYEPHASGYVTDAFAKELVATGLFKLNKEGSDGYIQGSINKIRIIPSALNAQGIIVEKNIEMTIDLSLFNKTGAFIKKWTLSENEIYNASDVSSEDYNKREALTRMSGRMARKFSAIALIDY, from the coding sequence ATGATAAAGGAAAAGGGAATATTCGGAGGTGAAATATCGTCTCTTTATATTCCTCTATTTAAAAATAAGACCTATGAGCCTCATGCCTCCGGCTATGTTACCGATGCCTTTGCGAAAGAACTTGTTGCTACAGGTCTTTTCAAGTTGAACAAAGAAGGCTCTGACGGGTATATTCAGGGGAGTATAAATAAAATTAGAATAATCCCTTCTGCCCTGAATGCGCAAGGAATCATCGTTGAGAAGAACATTGAAATGACGATAGACCTTTCTCTCTTCAACAAAACGGGTGCTTTTATTAAGAAATGGACACTATCAGAAAACGAGATATATAATGCTAGTGATGTAAGCTCCGAGGATTACAATAAAAGAGAAGCATTGACAAGGATGTCTGGAAGGATGGCAAGGAAATTCAGTGCAATTGCATTGATAGACTATTAA
- the atpH gene encoding ATP synthase F1 subunit delta: MISQSIAKRYAKGLFAVGEKDGKYRDYLDEIEKILNVFDEAPQLGKALMLPILEMEKRKELLSDIMKALSVAIPLANMFSMLLEKNRIGYLHMIKDVYSELVDEKEGRVRGTLYTAYPLVDIMKMRIEEELKKKMHKDVMLQVVEDKTLIGGVKVIVKGTIIDGSVKQQLETLKENILKE; encoded by the coding sequence TTGATAAGTCAATCCATTGCAAAAAGATATGCAAAAGGTTTATTTGCCGTCGGGGAAAAGGACGGGAAATACAGGGACTACCTGGATGAGATTGAGAAAATACTTAATGTTTTTGATGAAGCGCCGCAGTTGGGAAAGGCTTTGATGCTTCCTATCCTGGAGATGGAAAAAAGAAAAGAGCTTCTTAGCGACATCATGAAGGCTTTAAGCGTGGCCATTCCCCTGGCAAATATGTTCAGTATGCTCCTTGAAAAAAACAGGATAGGTTATCTCCACATGATAAAAGATGTTTACAGTGAGCTTGTGGATGAAAAGGAAGGGCGGGTAAGGGGGACACTTTATACGGCATACCCCCTTGTTGACATTATGAAAATGCGCATTGAAGAAGAATTAAAAAAGAAAATGCACAAAGATGTGATGCTTCAGGTGGTTGAGGATAAGACGCTTATTGGCGGGGTTAAAGTTATTGTGAAAGGGACCATCATAGACGGTAGTGTAAAGCAACAGCTTGAGACGTTAAAGGAAAATATTTTGAAGGAGTAG
- the rpsT gene encoding 30S ribosomal protein S20, with the protein MKKNKSAIKRARQSEEKRLRNSHVKSTMKTHIKRVMIAVENKVIENLDNIFKSAVSYINKASSKGVIHKNNASRKVSRLTKKVNNLSQPKG; encoded by the coding sequence TTGAAGAAGAATAAATCAGCGATTAAAAGAGCCAGGCAGTCAGAAGAAAAAAGGCTTAGAAATTCTCATGTTAAGTCAACAATGAAGACACATATTAAAAGAGTTATGATTGCAGTGGAAAATAAAGTAATAGAAAATCTCGATAATATTTTCAAATCTGCTGTATCTTACATAAATAAAGCTTCATCAAAAGGTGTTATACATAAAAATAATGCTTCAAGAAAGGTATCGAGACTTACAAAAAAGGTTAACAACCTTTCCCAGCCAAAAGGATAA
- the atpG gene encoding ATP synthase F1 subunit gamma, with protein sequence MATLRDIKRKIVSINSTQTITRTMKMVSASKLRRAQEDLEKIQAYALKMEELTARVITRVPKEIHPLLTEREEIKKVLVVSMASDRGLCGGFNMNIALQAETFIAENRDKYERIGVYVFGKKVKDYLHRRKVSIIKDWADIRKIDQDFVNTMANDLIKLYTEGEFDKVYLGYNHFQSAAKQIPVFEEFLPVKASGEPEGIDYLYEPERDKIIAALIPKYISTKIYFALLDSQTSEHAARMAAMENATSNCGEMINHLTLVYNKRRQESITNEMMDIVGGAEALRGT encoded by the coding sequence ATGGCAACGCTAAGGGATATAAAAAGGAAAATTGTTAGTATAAACAGTACCCAGACGATTACGAGAACGATGAAGATGGTCTCTGCCTCGAAACTGAGAAGGGCACAGGAAGACCTGGAAAAAATACAGGCCTATGCGTTAAAAATGGAAGAACTGACTGCCCGGGTTATCACAAGGGTCCCGAAAGAAATCCATCCGCTCCTTACTGAAAGAGAAGAGATAAAAAAGGTACTCGTTGTTTCTATGGCGTCAGACAGAGGTTTATGCGGCGGTTTTAATATGAATATCGCTTTGCAGGCAGAAACATTTATTGCAGAGAACAGGGATAAATATGAGCGCATAGGCGTATATGTCTTTGGGAAAAAAGTCAAAGACTACCTCCATAGGCGAAAGGTAAGCATTATAAAGGACTGGGCCGATATACGAAAAATTGATCAGGATTTTGTAAATACTATGGCCAATGATCTGATAAAACTTTATACGGAAGGTGAATTTGATAAAGTATATCTTGGATATAATCACTTCCAATCTGCAGCAAAACAGATCCCCGTCTTTGAAGAGTTTCTTCCCGTAAAGGCTTCCGGTGAACCGGAGGGTATCGATTATCTCTACGAACCGGAAAGGGATAAAATCATCGCAGCACTCATACCGAAATATATTAGCACAAAGATTTATTTTGCCCTTTTGGATTCCCAGACATCGGAACATGCGGCAAGAATGGCTGCCATGGAAAATGCAACCAGCAACTGCGGGGAGATGATAAATCATCTCACCCTTGTTTATAACAAACGAAGACAGGAAAGCATTACCAACGAGATGATGGACATCGTTGGCGGTGCCGAAGCTTTGAGAGGAACGTAA
- a CDS encoding ATP synthase F0 subunit B codes for MIDFNYTILIQFANLLILMILLNFLLFKPVLRAINKREEAIGSHFDNALSTKEQVNSLKISYEDGIKEKKKPIVEVKDAVLNEAHTAATQIIEQARTDLTNEISRIRIDIDNDSKKVRNALKLDVERLSNEAAQKILKRSFS; via the coding sequence ATGATTGATTTTAACTATACAATTCTCATCCAGTTTGCCAATTTATTAATTTTAATGATCCTTTTAAATTTTTTGTTATTCAAACCTGTTTTGAGGGCAATCAATAAGAGGGAGGAAGCAATCGGTTCACACTTTGACAATGCACTATCAACAAAAGAACAGGTCAATTCGCTCAAAATATCATATGAAGATGGCATTAAAGAAAAAAAGAAGCCGATTGTTGAAGTAAAAGATGCAGTTTTAAACGAGGCGCATACGGCTGCAACGCAGATTATCGAGCAGGCAAGGACAGACCTGACGAATGAGATTTCACGCATACGTATTGATATTGATAATGACAGCAAGAAAGTGCGCAACGCGCTGAAGTTGGATGTGGAAAGGCTATCAAACGAAGCTGCTCAAAAGATACTGAAAAGGAGTTTTTCATGA
- a CDS encoding ATP synthase F0 subunit B: protein MTGGSESWLSWVFKFINFAVLVGVIVKFGAKPLKEYFINKHTIVKDKIEEADRMLKEAQELKATYESKLGNLDKEIEAFKKTVLEEAENEKKKVMNEAMVLVSKLKEQAAITSAQEAKEVSGKIKEEIVRLTMEQAEKLVKERLTKEDHNRMVEEFIEKMGSLN, encoded by the coding sequence ATGACCGGTGGTTCTGAATCATGGCTGTCCTGGGTTTTTAAATTTATAAATTTTGCAGTACTTGTCGGGGTCATTGTAAAATTTGGTGCTAAGCCTCTAAAGGAATATTTTATAAACAAACACACAATTGTGAAAGATAAAATTGAAGAAGCCGATAGGATGCTCAAGGAGGCTCAGGAACTTAAAGCAACATATGAAAGTAAACTTGGAAATCTTGATAAAGAGATAGAGGCATTTAAAAAGACTGTTCTTGAAGAAGCAGAAAATGAAAAGAAAAAGGTCATGAATGAGGCAATGGTTCTTGTATCCAAACTCAAGGAACAGGCAGCGATTACTTCTGCACAGGAAGCCAAAGAAGTCAGCGGAAAAATTAAGGAAGAAATAGTAAGGCTTACAATGGAACAGGCAGAAAAGCTTGTAAAGGAAAGACTTACAAAAGAAGATCACAACAGGATGGTGGAAGAGTTTATTGAAAAAATGGGGAGTTTAAATTGA
- the atpA gene encoding F0F1 ATP synthase subunit alpha: MEIRADEISRIIEQKIMGFERELNLQETGIIISVGDGIARIYGLQNAMAGELLEFPHGIAGMVLNLEEDNIGAVIFGEDYKIKEGDIAKRTGKIAQVPVGESLIGRVVDGLGNPIDGKGPVDAKEFRNVEQIAPGVVVRQPVKEPIQTGIKAIDAMIPIGKGQRELIIGDRGTGKTVVAIDTIINQKGNDVFCIYVAIGQKRSSVARTVDLLTSYGAMEYTTVVAATASDPAPLQYLAPFAGTSMGEYFRDTARHALIVYDDLSKHAVAYRQISLLLRRPPAREAYPGDIFYLHSRLLERSSKWDDAHGGGSLTSLPIIETQAGDVSAYIPTNVISITDGQIYLEPELFYAGVRPAINVGISVSRVGGNAQIKAMKQVAGRLRLELAQYREMAAFAKFGSDLDKATQALLARGSRLTELLKQGQYVPIPVEKQVILMYAGSNGYIDTYPENVLKRYEQEMFQFVEEKHPDLIALIKEKKQIDTAVEDKITSVLDQFRDKFTY, from the coding sequence ATGGAGATCAGGGCAGACGAGATAAGCAGGATTATAGAGCAGAAGATAATGGGGTTTGAAAGAGAATTAAATCTTCAGGAGACAGGTATAATCATCTCTGTCGGTGATGGTATTGCGAGGATTTACGGACTTCAGAACGCCATGGCAGGAGAGCTTCTTGAGTTCCCGCATGGCATAGCTGGGATGGTCTTGAATCTTGAAGAAGATAATATCGGCGCTGTTATTTTCGGCGAGGATTATAAAATTAAGGAAGGGGATATTGCAAAAAGGACAGGTAAGATTGCCCAGGTTCCTGTTGGAGAATCCCTCATCGGAAGAGTCGTTGATGGTCTCGGAAACCCGATTGACGGAAAAGGCCCCGTTGACGCAAAGGAGTTCAGAAATGTTGAACAGATAGCCCCTGGCGTTGTAGTCAGACAACCCGTGAAAGAACCCATTCAGACAGGTATCAAGGCTATTGACGCAATGATCCCCATTGGAAAGGGACAGAGAGAATTGATCATCGGCGACAGAGGGACAGGAAAAACTGTTGTTGCCATAGATACGATTATAAATCAGAAAGGAAATGACGTATTTTGTATTTATGTAGCCATAGGCCAGAAGAGATCATCAGTTGCAAGGACAGTAGACCTCCTTACCAGTTATGGTGCCATGGAATACACAACAGTTGTGGCTGCAACCGCAAGCGACCCTGCACCGCTTCAGTATCTTGCGCCTTTTGCAGGAACTTCAATGGGTGAATATTTCAGAGATACAGCAAGACATGCACTTATAGTGTACGATGATCTTTCCAAACATGCCGTTGCCTACAGACAGATATCTCTTCTGCTCCGTCGTCCACCAGCAAGGGAAGCGTATCCCGGAGACATCTTCTATCTACATTCAAGGTTGCTTGAACGTTCGTCCAAGTGGGATGATGCACACGGGGGAGGTTCTCTAACATCTCTTCCGATCATTGAAACTCAGGCAGGCGACGTTTCTGCATATATACCTACAAATGTTATCTCCATTACAGACGGCCAGATATACCTTGAACCGGAACTTTTTTACGCAGGTGTCAGACCTGCCATAAATGTCGGAATTTCCGTATCGAGGGTCGGTGGCAACGCCCAGATAAAGGCAATGAAACAGGTTGCGGGGCGATTAAGACTTGAACTTGCCCAGTACAGGGAAATGGCTGCCTTTGCAAAATTCGGGAGTGACCTTGATAAAGCTACACAGGCCCTTCTTGCGAGAGGATCACGCCTGACAGAACTTCTGAAGCAGGGACAGTATGTGCCCATCCCTGTCGAGAAGCAGGTTATATTAATGTATGCCGGTTCCAATGGATACATTGACACATACCCGGAGAACGTACTGAAAAGATATGAGCAGGAAATGTTCCAGTTTGTGGAAGAAAAACATCCGGATCTGATTGCGCTTATTAAGGAGAAGAAACAGATTGACACGGCTGTCGAGGATAAGATCACCAGTGTACTCGATCAGTTTAGAGATAAATTTACCTATTAA
- the leuS gene encoding leucine--tRNA ligase, producing MADYKPHTVEEKRQQIWEENNLFHVEEDKDKQKYYLLEMFPYPSGKIHMGHVRNYTIGDVIARYKRMRGFNVLHPMGWDAFGMPAENAAIQHGVQPAVWTYENIAYMRKQLKRLGFGYDWAREIATCDVEYYRWEQWMFLKMYEKGLVYRKSSPVNYCMECQTVLANEQVEDGLCWRCGKAVIQKELTQWFFAITKYADELIEYCDSLPGWPERVLNMQKNWIGKSYGVEVNFKMEDSTPLTIFTTRPDTLYGVTFMVLAPEHPYSPMFPKGTPYEKEALAFIEKTKALDRSFRTEGDIKKEGVFTGRYAINPLNGNKIPVYIGNFVLMEYGTGAIMAVPAHDQRDFEFAKTFDLPVILTITPEHVSIDPEKMQGAYEGDGLMTNSDVFNGMNNREAIPKIISYLEEKGIGKGKVNYRLRDWGISRQRYWGTPIPIIYCDRCGTVPVRYEDLPVELPLNLEIKIVGKSPLTDCADFYETTCPVCGGKARRETDTMDTFVESSWYFLKYACADYTSGPLDREKVDYWMPVDQYIGGVEHAVLHLLYSRFFNRVLNELGLVEVREPFKNLLTQGMVIKDGAKMSKSKGNVVDPDYLIEKFGADTTRLCCLFAAPPEKDLEWSDKGVEGSSRFLHRVWRFVADRLDELKHVEAVFESGASEIDAAQLTFRIHKTIKKVTDDIERFHLNTAIASIMEFVNAMYKFVEKGRNDEELKLLRGAMETLLILLSPFVPHISEELLEMMGKDVNVMADNWPQYKEEYTIEDKVVIAVQVNGKLRDTFEAERDIDNEALKNIVLSLDKISKQIQGKDIKKIIVVPNKLVNVVCV from the coding sequence ATGGCAGACTATAAGCCGCATACAGTTGAAGAAAAAAGACAACAAATCTGGGAAGAAAATAACCTGTTCCATGTAGAGGAAGATAAAGATAAGCAGAAATATTATCTTCTTGAAATGTTCCCGTACCCTTCAGGTAAGATACATATGGGGCATGTGAGAAATTATACTATAGGAGATGTTATTGCCCGTTATAAACGAATGAGGGGTTTTAATGTATTGCATCCCATGGGGTGGGATGCCTTCGGAATGCCTGCCGAGAATGCTGCCATTCAGCACGGTGTTCAGCCGGCAGTATGGACCTACGAAAACATTGCCTACATGAGAAAACAATTGAAAAGGCTTGGATTCGGCTATGACTGGGCAAGGGAAATTGCAACCTGCGATGTTGAATACTACAGGTGGGAACAATGGATGTTCCTGAAAATGTATGAAAAGGGACTTGTTTACAGAAAAAGCTCGCCGGTAAATTATTGCATGGAATGCCAGACCGTACTTGCCAATGAACAGGTGGAAGATGGGTTGTGCTGGAGATGTGGAAAAGCTGTTATCCAGAAAGAGCTGACCCAGTGGTTTTTTGCAATTACAAAATATGCCGATGAACTTATTGAATATTGTGATAGTCTTCCCGGGTGGCCTGAACGGGTCCTTAACATGCAGAAAAACTGGATAGGGAAAAGCTATGGTGTCGAAGTAAACTTTAAAATGGAAGACAGCACACCCCTTACTATTTTTACCACAAGACCTGATACGCTTTACGGCGTGACTTTTATGGTGCTTGCCCCGGAACATCCCTACTCGCCAATGTTTCCAAAGGGAACTCCATACGAAAAAGAAGCCCTTGCCTTTATAGAAAAGACAAAGGCACTGGACAGGAGTTTCAGGACAGAAGGCGACATAAAAAAAGAAGGTGTCTTCACCGGAAGGTATGCCATAAATCCATTGAATGGCAATAAAATACCTGTTTATATAGGAAATTTTGTATTAATGGAATACGGCACAGGTGCAATCATGGCGGTTCCTGCCCATGACCAGAGGGATTTTGAATTTGCGAAGACATTTGATTTGCCGGTTATTTTGACGATCACGCCGGAGCACGTTTCAATAGATCCTGAAAAAATGCAAGGGGCTTATGAAGGCGACGGATTAATGACAAATTCCGATGTTTTCAATGGTATGAACAACAGGGAGGCAATCCCGAAGATTATAAGTTATCTTGAAGAGAAGGGGATCGGTAAAGGGAAGGTGAATTATCGCTTAAGAGATTGGGGTATTTCACGACAGAGATATTGGGGCACGCCAATACCTATTATATATTGCGACAGATGCGGAACCGTTCCTGTTCGCTATGAAGACCTTCCTGTAGAGCTTCCGCTTAATCTTGAAATAAAGATAGTGGGGAAATCACCTCTTACTGATTGTGCAGATTTTTATGAAACAACATGTCCGGTCTGTGGAGGAAAAGCGAGAAGAGAGACGGATACCATGGACACATTTGTTGAATCTTCCTGGTATTTTCTTAAATATGCATGTGCAGACTATACATCAGGGCCACTCGACAGAGAAAAAGTAGATTACTGGATGCCGGTGGATCAGTATATAGGTGGTGTGGAACATGCAGTCCTCCATTTGCTCTATTCCAGGTTCTTCAACAGGGTATTGAACGAACTGGGGTTGGTGGAAGTGAGAGAGCCCTTTAAAAATCTCCTTACTCAGGGCATGGTCATAAAAGACGGTGCTAAAATGAGCAAATCAAAGGGCAATGTTGTTGACCCTGATTATTTAATTGAAAAATTCGGTGCCGATACGACAAGATTATGCTGTCTATTTGCTGCGCCTCCCGAAAAGGACCTTGAATGGAGCGATAAAGGGGTAGAGGGTTCCAGTAGATTTCTTCATAGAGTATGGAGGTTTGTCGCGGACAGGTTGGACGAGTTGAAACACGTGGAGGCTGTTTTTGAATCAGGGGCAAGCGAGATTGATGCAGCACAGCTTACATTCAGGATACACAAAACGATCAAAAAGGTGACAGATGATATTGAGCGATTTCACCTTAATACTGCAATAGCAAGTATTATGGAATTTGTAAATGCAATGTATAAATTTGTCGAAAAAGGAAGAAACGATGAGGAACTAAAACTTTTAAGGGGAGCTATGGAAACTCTGCTTATATTGCTCTCTCCTTTCGTGCCGCATATTTCGGAAGAATTGCTGGAGATGATGGGGAAAGATGTGAATGTTATGGCAGATAATTGGCCTCAATATAAAGAAGAATATACCATAGAAGATAAGGTTGTCATTGCTGTCCAGGTAAATGGAAAACTGAGGGATACCTTTGAAGCGGAAAGGGATATTGATAATGAGGCATTAAAAAATATTGTTCTTTCGCTTGATAAGATATCCAAGCAGATTCAGGGGAAGGACATTAAAAAGATCATTGTTGTTCCGAACAAACTCGTAAATGTGGTATGTGTGTAA
- a CDS encoding PxxKW family cysteine-rich protein, with amino-acid sequence MQCQTVKQGTECLFMKKNGCSYNGGACYTIIENCEGCSKVIEFTTGKYCISFPYPAQKWQNGSCPMSSHVKKGQKAEEQKINPLKASKRNAGKK; translated from the coding sequence ATGCAATGCCAAACAGTAAAACAAGGCACCGAGTGTTTGTTCATGAAGAAAAATGGATGTTCCTATAATGGCGGTGCATGCTACACAATTATTGAGAATTGCGAGGGATGTTCGAAAGTGATAGAATTCACAACAGGCAAATACTGTATCAGCTTTCCTTACCCGGCTCAAAAATGGCAAAATGGTTCATGCCCTATGTCATCTCACGTAAAAAAAGGGCAGAAAGCTGAAGAGCAGAAGATCAACCCACTGAAAGCATCAAAGAGAAACGCCGGAAAAAAATAA